Sequence from the Rutidosis leptorrhynchoides isolate AG116_Rl617_1_P2 chromosome 3, CSIRO_AGI_Rlap_v1, whole genome shotgun sequence genome:
TATCGATATTGAGTTACCATTACCAACCATAACTTTCTCACTCCCTGAGTAGGATGCGGCTAAGTCAAGATGAGATGATGATGGAGTCATGTTTGCAGTAACCCTGAATCAATATACCAAACCGGAGAATTAGAGTTCACATGGCAATTTGCATGAAAGGCTTGAGCCAAGTTAGCATCAAAAGCAGATGAGCGAGATGCATAAGTATGGAGATCGGGACACGCAGAAGCATAGTGCCCGTTATTACGACATAACTGACATCGAGGAGGTCGTCTACCAAAAGCATTGCATGTCATGGCTGATAACACACAATAATAATGTTGTGTTGTttcgtaataattataataacacaaAATTGCTTCGAGCTACTATACGTGACCAGTAAAATAGCAAGCAACATGTGTTTGCTCTTGGTGTATGTGTAGAGGACACAAATAAATTAATTGTCATGAGCTCGATCAGAAGAATAATTCGGTGATACAAGGATGATGACTATAGAAAAATAAAGGATACTGATGGTGCAACAACCACCAATCAAAGCAAATACTCCTTATTAATTTGTAGCAACCAAAATAACTAAATTTTAATCGGGAATGAGAAGAAATTTAATTGAGAACTAGAATAAAAATTAGAAGAAAAAGAGAACGGAAGGAGGTGATTTAGGGTTAGGGATCAATTAGGTTGATACCATATAAGAAATAATTCTCTACACAATAGTGAGATgatattattgatatatttatatatttatatttatatacaatatatatcttggagaaaaatataaaaaaatatatgaaaATAATAACTAAACTTAGTCTCCAAGTATGTGATCATTACCATAATCATGTAATACGTAATCTTGTCTCTAATACACTATGACATACATATACGGTAGTGTTACATTTTTTTGAATGACGGTTATGAGTCACTGACGGGTCCGAACGCGATGTCGGAACTCACCCACCCAATCATTTCCTTCGTACGAACATTAAAATCCTACCGCCCTTCAGGAGGAAACCCCCACGGTGAATCCATACGGGCATTGCGTTTGGCACAGAGACAAAGGGCTGAGCTCTGAATCGGAAAAAGAGTGGATCTGCAGGGTCCCAAATGAATTGGCTTATTCGAAAAAGGCCTTGTTCCCTCTCGGGCGAGGCTCGAATGCAAGACATTCGCAACCTCCGAGCCCCATGAAATGGGCGGGCAACCTCAAGGGAAATATTTTACAGCTCATGGGGATCGAACGCCTAACCTCCATTATAAAAAGTCAGGTCATCACCAATATACCAACACCTTGAGGTTTATATGATAGTGTTACATTACTCAATTGTTGGAGGAGAAACAGACCTATTGTTCATAAATTTTACCTCTAAAACTTGTTTCATACTTCTGTTTATATATTTGCTCTTGAACCATCGGATCAAGTGTTCGAATTATTAAGCATATAATGTTGGTTTCCTTTAGGTGTAGTTCGACACTAATATTGATCATGCCAACTTTAGCATAAAGACATACTTTGTATATGATGTGAACATGAATGTACCTTTATGACAAAGGAGTAAAGAACAGTGTCCTCCATGCTGCTAATATTAAGATGCAGAATCTCGAGAGAAAGGTTTTCCAATAAATTTATTATCTTCACAATTTGTCCAGGAATTCTTCGTGATACAGTCCTCAATACCACGTTTGAACCAGATATCTTTGCTTCCACGTCAGCGACATGTGAGTTACACGATGCTCCCAATTCTTTGACATCTTCATGAACAATTATAGAGCGTTCTGATTGTGGCGTGTTTGGTTGCAATATCGGCTTTGGGATTGGACCAGGACTAGGACTTATGCTTCTACATCTCTTCTTAGATTCCAACGATTGTAAAACTAGTTGCATTTCCTTGATGAATTCAATTACTCCACCGATGATTGATGCTTGATCTCCCTGTCATATTATGCGCGAaacatatatattacatatatcaaaCAAACTAATTAGTACTCTCATGATCTATTTGATAACTCGATCATCTATGAgtacttatgtatataattttacaTTTTCTCGCGATACATGAAAAATTGAACATGCTCCATACTATGGAGGCTTATAGAAGAATTAAAGTACAAATTGTAAGAAGACACGTTTTAGTAATTAGGGTTCCAAATATACGCGAAGGATTAATTTATAACAATTAAAATATCTTACAactattagtaataatcataatcctaTTGTTCAATACCAAGTTGTCACACACAAACCCTCAAAGAATTGGAACCCTAATTATGTAGCTATTAATCCTATTGTTTTATGAACAAAACAACTAAAGAGTACGAGTTAATCCTATTGTTCGGTTTTTAATAAAATTCCTcattgttcaaaaaaaaaaaaaaaaaaaaaaaaaaagaaaagaaaaaaaaaagagtacTAGTTTGTATAACTAGGGTTTTACACCTATATATATAAGAGATAATTATACCCTTTTGATGTAGAAACAAGGGGTCATAGATCTCAAGACCTTGAGGTGTTCATTCATCTGCCTTCTCCTATTTCTCTCCACAACTATATGCGACATATTCCCAATAACTTTTGAGTCAAAGAAAAACAAACACTTGATGTATATgtgcatatacatgtatatatgcatatgtcaagaaatatatatagatatataaatatagatatagatatttattaattattaattacaatatttattctAATTTTACATAAGGTGTGTTTACGTGTGTGGTTTCTGTATGTGACCATAAGTCTACTAGCTACTACGTACAAGTAGCCAGGTTCTTATAAATGCTATGTGTTGCACTCTCGTGAGGTTAATAAGTTATTTTATATACTTTCATTCTCTCTCATATATCTTTATCTCTCGTACTTGAGTTGGTGTATGTAGTTTTAATTAGTGTATCATGTTTATGGTACATGTAAATATTACGTGCTAGCTTCCGCGGTTCCATTTCATGCATGCATGATGCATGTCATGAAAATTACAGTAAGTACTAAGTTGTGGTCAATTTTCCATCACAAAGTTTAACAATTTGATAAAATGGAAGGAagatatatacatacacatgtaACGCAGTGGTTGTTGAATGATGCATGCTGGAAGCAGCTGCCATCTTCATAAAATTAAAAATGCTACCGtagaataaataaaaatatattattttatattttactccAACATTATATGAAACTTATAATGTTGTAAATGATACAAGCTAGGCCATTTTAAGTGCGCTGCTATTAGTGCCGAAACTTGGAGATTGTGATTAGGGGGCCGAAACAATTAACATTTAAAAATTTGAGATGTTATCTAAGATGAAAATTATTATAACTCGGCGTGACCGACTATAAGCATTTTAAAATCATCAAATAACAAATTTTGAATAAAATTTTCAACAATTTCTTATTCAATATAAACTACCAAATTATCTGCTAGAAAGTCATTAGACATCTTGTTGCGAAGAAGATTCTCGCATATTTTCATCCCATTTTATAGCACTCTCTCGGTTGTAGTAGTTGAAACGGGAAGTGTTAAAATCAATTGAACCAACCTGTATAGAAATGATAGTTCACATGCTTCCCGGTTTACACAAGAACTCTACATGCTTCAGCAAGATCGAGTTGATACACCACTAAGCTTCGGGTACTTTAACATCTTAATGTTAAATAGCTCCAACTCAAGTTTCAATCGGTTCCTCTCTTGGTTGATGGATAATTAATCTCAACAACAAGAGAACAAAGACGATCAAATTTAACactttagaaattttttttttttttcagaactAAGGCAGAGCTAAGagttaataattcaatcatttgaaatATGTTGTTCAAGTCTGACAGTTGTTTGTCAAGTGTGCAAATGAagacatctgtagtgacccgaacttttccatgtttatatatattaattgagattgatatttacatgattaaatgtttccaacgtgttaagcaatcaaacttgttaagacttgattaaatgaaataagtttcatatagacaattgatcacccaagttgaccggcgattcacgaacgttacaaaattgtaaaaactacatgttgtggtatatatagacatatatatatatatatatatatatatatatatatatatatatatatggttgacatgagattatgatgagtaagtatctcactaagtatattaacaatgtgtgatatacataagaaatgagattactaagttaagaaactcgaaatgatatatataacgattatcgttatgataacgtctactaaatatatatgtatcgtattaagatattgatacactatattaacatgataaaatgatatttaaatatatcattaagtgtgttaacaatgaactacatatgtaaaaacaagactactaactcaagaattacgaaacgagacttatatgtaacgattatcgttgtaacgatattttaatgtatatatcatattaagagatattcatacatcataatatcatgataatataataatttaacatctcatttgatataataagcattgggttaacaacattaattgagatcgttaacttaaaggttttaaaacaacacttacatgtaacgactaacgaagacttaacgactctattagaatgtatatacatgttgtgttttgatatgtattcttacacttttgaaagacttcaagacacatatcaaagtacttctacttaacaaaaatgcttacaattacatcctcgttcagtttcatcaacaattctactcgtatgcacccgtattcgtactcgtacactatacagcttttagatgtatgtactattggtatacacactccaatgatcagctcttagcagcccatgtgagtcacctaacacatgtgggaaccatcatttggcaactagcatgaaatatctcataaaattataaaaatattagtaatcattcatgacttatttacatgaaaacaaaattacatatcctttatatctaatccatataccaacaaccaaaaatacctacaaacactttcattcttcaattttcttcatctaattgatctctctcaagttccatcttcaagttctaagtgttcttcataaattccataagtatagtttcataataatcaagaatacttccaagtttgatatatatgtacacaaatctttaaaacataataaaaatagttgtaattatattttgatcatactttgatatatatgtacatatttgtataggttcgtgaatcgatccgtggccaagtcttatttccgaggaaggaaatatctgtgaaagtgagttatagtcccacttttaaaatctaatatttttgggatgagaatacatgcaggttttataaatgatttacaaaatagacacaagtacgtgaaactacattctatggttgaattatcgaaatagaatatgcccctttttattaagtctggtaatctaagaattagggaacagacaccctaattgacgcgaatcctaaatatagatctattgggcctaacaaaccccatccaaagtaccggatgctttagtacttcgaaatttatatcatatccgaagggtgtcccagaatgatggggatattcttatatatgcatcttgttaatgtcagttaccaggtgttcaccatatgaatgatttttatctctatgtatgggatgtgtattgaaatatgaaatcttgtggtctattgttacgatttgatatatataggttaaacctataactcaccaacatttttgttgacgtttaaagcatgtttattctcagatgaatactaagagcttccgctgttgcatactaacataaggacaagatttggagtccatgtttgtatgatattgtgtaaaaactgcattcaagaaacatatgtcgatgtaatatatttctattgtaaaccattatgtaatggtcatgtgtaaacagtatattttagattatcattatttgataatctacgtaatgcttttaaaacctttattgataaaataaaggttatggttgttttaaaaatgaatgcagtctttgaaaaacgtctcatatagaggtcaaaacctcgcaacgaaatcaattaatatggaacatttataatcaatatgaacgagacatttcagttggtatccgagcgttggtcttagagaaccagaaaatttgcattagtgtgtcttatcgagtttgttaggatgcattagtgagtctggacttcgaccgtgttttctttaaaaatgattgcttaacatttttgttggaaaatatatattattaacatgtaaatattatgtgatatattaatctcttaacatgtttgatattgtgtgatagatgtctacctctagcacaaatcccattgactcacctaataataacgaagagtcgaatatatattggcaagattcacaagttcccgaagaataggaagaagaggaaacggaaccggtagaagaggaaccggaagaagaggaaccagaagaagaggaaccggaagaagaagaggttccggaggggggaatagtaggaaccacagaaaatcggtcaaataaaagaaaatcctcaaccaatggaccaaagttaataatggtcaatggtgtttccgctaaggaagcaaaatattgggaaaattaccaattttccgatgaatcgaatcctgatgagaattccgatgatgttatagaaattaccccgacccaatttaatgaggcaaaagaaaataataagggaaaaggcatcaaaatagagaaatttgattcctaccccgatgaactttatatgtaccgtcaacacccgtattttcaatatcgtgacaataacccgggaacctctaaaccaccagatttttctaaaccaatgtggaaaacaacgactcgtattagaggaacatcatatatccctataagattaggaaaaagaaccaagtccgaagaagaagaaaccagtgattcagattagaggggtgtgagcatgttgtgtaataaatgtattgtagtgtgcttgtacttttatgttctatgtaaaaaattgcttttattatttgttattacgaatctaatccttgtctattttacagtataaaaacaaaatggacgttaagggtagacaaccgaatattttagaagacctactagaggatatgattgaggaaatcttgtctagagtcggtcagaattcatcagcacatttagttatggcaaaattaacttgtcaaacatttgaaagactttccagaaatgccttagtttataaaaggctttcctttgatagggggggtatatcacattggggagactttaagttacgccgtgttttctttaaagcgttaaatgcggggaacccaaatgcaattttacgctacgggttaagaacctattttgactcaacatatcccaacataggatttcgtgaattagaaagagcttctaacatgcaacataaagaagcatgttatgcttacgggttagtgatgttcgcttcttaccaaagtgagaaaaagaacatcggattgcagcttttaaataaaactttcccacaagtgacggattcagtagttggggtgagaaacaaggtttttagattattacggggctgttggacattacgaaaccctcatccttttgacgacattacaacatgctgcctagccaatggtcataacggttattttccataagaacaaggatgggaagtcgtcttagtaaaaccagaatgcatgacttgtttttggacttatgaattatgtgtctttatttcctttgctgaacaacttgcgtattaactagatttatcttcaaaactgtcctgtatcatagtgtactaaatttcatgttatatgtaatatagcgaagttgtaagtttgaagaatatttgtatgtgatatattattataatcagtttttcatatgaaattgtagtagttgaattgtatattagctactaagtatgaacttaacgggtaggtagtacccgaatttaaacttataaaacgctaatatgaaaaaaaaaagcttttataaatgagttcatattatgctatgagatacaattgactactcttaatattctgtatgattaacttgtttcatttgactattttgaaggaaatgacaccgactactcgacgcaccttgaatatgagcgaagaggaatttcgtgcctttcttgcttcaaacatagccgcagtacaggtcgagctacataccaacaataactctgaatctagcaatacagctaacaacgcaagaaatcgtgtaggatgctcctacaaggaattcactgcctgcaaaccttcagaatttaatgggactgaaggaccaatcggattgaaacggtggaccgagaaagttgaatcggtgtttgccataagtaagtgtgttgaaggagacaaagtgaagtacgctacgcataccttcacaggtattgcgttaacatggtggaatatctatctagaacaagtgggacaagatgctgcttacgcgctaccgtggtcagcattcaagcacttgatgaacgagaagtaccgtcccagaaccgaggtcaataagttcaagtcagaacttagagggttacgaacacagggatttgatattacttcgtacgaaagacgattcacagaattgtgcctattgtgtccgagagcgttcgaagatgatgaagagaagatcgacgcgtttgtgaaagggttaccggagagaatccaagaagatataagttcacacgag
This genomic interval carries:
- the LOC139901741 gene encoding transcription factor MUTE-like, yielding MSHIVVERNRRRQMNEHLKVLRSMTPCFYIKRGDQASIIGGVIEFIKEMQLVLQSLESKKRCRSISPSPGPIPKPILQPNTPQSERSIIVHEDVKELGASCNSHVADVEAKISGSNVVLRTVSRRIPGQIVKIINLLENLSLEILHLNISSMEDTVLYSFVIKIGLECQLSVEELAVEVQKSFSVSLA